In Nostoc sp. CENA543, a single genomic region encodes these proteins:
- the aat gene encoding leucyl/phenylalanyl-tRNA--protein transferase: protein MQYDLAAIIQGYAQGYFLMANDDTGLAWYTSRDRTLIPLDHRFRYPKSLQRVLNQERFTVAINRDFPAVVAGCANRETTWISDELREIYFLLHQAGFAHSFETWQGDKLAGGILGIVIGGAFIGESMFYQIPEGSKVAMVKLVERLRQQQFFLFDAQMMNPHLARFGAYRIKDEDYQVILQKALLSPCTLV from the coding sequence ATGCAATATGATCTTGCCGCTATTATACAAGGCTATGCCCAAGGCTATTTTCTCATGGCAAATGACGATACCGGATTGGCATGGTACACTAGCCGCGATCGCACTTTGATTCCATTGGATCATCGATTCCGCTACCCCAAGTCTTTGCAGCGTGTATTAAATCAGGAACGGTTCACAGTGGCAATTAATCGCGACTTTCCGGCCGTAGTTGCAGGTTGTGCTAACCGAGAAACTACTTGGATTTCTGATGAATTGCGAGAAATCTATTTTTTACTGCATCAAGCTGGTTTTGCCCATAGTTTTGAAACTTGGCAAGGCGATAAACTGGCTGGCGGCATTTTAGGCATAGTTATCGGTGGTGCTTTTATTGGTGAATCGATGTTTTACCAAATTCCTGAAGGTTCTAAAGTGGCAATGGTCAAGTTAGTCGAGAGATTACGCCAACAGCAATTTTTCCTGTTTGATGCTCAAATGATGAACCCCCATTTGGCAAGGTTTGGTGCTTATCGTATCAAGGATGAAGACTATCAAGTAATACTGCAAAAGGCTTTGTTGAGTCCCTGCACTTTAGTTTGA
- the rpsN gene encoding 30S ribosomal protein S14: MAKKSMIEREKKRAKLVEKYAAKREALLEEFRTTESPLDKLDIHRKIQQLPRNSAPNRRRNRCWVTGRPRGVYRDFGLSRNVLREWAHEGLLPGVVKSSW, from the coding sequence ATGGCGAAGAAGAGTATGATTGAGCGCGAGAAAAAACGCGCTAAGTTGGTGGAAAAGTATGCCGCTAAACGGGAAGCTCTGTTAGAAGAGTTCAGAACAACTGAATCTCCTTTAGATAAACTGGACATTCATCGCAAAATTCAACAATTACCCCGTAACAGCGCGCCTAATCGTCGCCGTAACCGTTGCTGGGTAACTGGTCGTCCTAGAGGTGTTTATCGCGATTTTGGACTATCTCGGAACGTATTACGGGAATGGGCGCATGAAGGTCTGTTACCTGGAGTCGTTAAGTCTAGCTGGTAG
- the rseP gene encoding RIP metalloprotease RseP, whose translation MSVLAAIAVLAVLILVHEFGHFIAARSQGIHVNRFSLGFGPVLWKYQGPETEYAIRAFPLGGFVGFPDDDPDSDIPPNDPNLLRNRPILDRAIVISAGVIANLIFAYMLLVAQVSFIGIGQASQPGVLIQQLAPEVSTVATKAGLQAGDVIVSANQKQFGNSLQGIDTLREIIKSSPNQSIQLEIARGDKQLSVTVVPEAKSNGGSIGVGLAPNGKVERHTISNPVQALSVGANEFQRIVTMTFKGFGQLITNFGETAGQVAGPVKIVEMGANIAKNDTGSLLFFGALISINLAIINILPLPALDGGQLAFLLIEGLRGKPLPNRIQEGVMQTGLVLLLGLGIFLIVKETTQLTTQLEWVQKLFQ comes from the coding sequence ATGTCAGTTTTAGCAGCGATCGCAGTCTTGGCTGTATTAATTTTGGTACATGAGTTTGGGCATTTTATTGCAGCCCGTTCTCAAGGTATTCATGTAAACCGCTTTTCTTTGGGGTTTGGCCCTGTGCTATGGAAGTACCAAGGCCCAGAAACCGAGTATGCTATCCGCGCTTTTCCTTTGGGTGGCTTTGTGGGATTTCCTGATGATGACCCCGATAGCGATATTCCCCCCAATGACCCAAATTTGCTGCGTAACCGACCAATTTTAGATCGGGCGATCGTCATTAGTGCTGGAGTCATCGCCAATTTAATTTTTGCTTATATGCTGCTGGTAGCCCAAGTTAGCTTTATTGGTATCGGACAAGCTAGCCAACCAGGGGTACTAATTCAACAGTTAGCACCAGAAGTAAGCACCGTAGCCACTAAAGCTGGACTGCAAGCTGGAGATGTGATTGTATCTGCCAATCAAAAACAGTTTGGCAACTCCTTACAAGGCATAGATACTTTAAGAGAAATCATTAAAAGTAGCCCCAATCAGTCAATTCAACTAGAAATTGCCCGTGGTGACAAACAGCTATCCGTAACTGTCGTCCCTGAAGCCAAATCCAACGGCGGTAGTATTGGGGTGGGACTTGCACCTAACGGCAAAGTTGAACGTCATACAATTAGTAATCCCGTACAAGCTTTAAGTGTTGGTGCTAATGAATTCCAACGCATTGTCACCATGACATTTAAAGGCTTTGGACAGCTAATTACTAATTTTGGGGAAACAGCCGGACAAGTGGCTGGCCCTGTGAAAATTGTGGAAATGGGAGCGAATATTGCCAAAAATGATACAGGCAGCTTGTTGTTTTTTGGGGCTTTAATTAGTATCAACTTGGCTATCATCAATATTTTGCCTCTCCCTGCCTTAGATGGCGGACAATTGGCATTTTTGTTAATTGAAGGTTTGCGTGGTAAACCCTTACCCAATCGCATTCAAGAAGGCGTAATGCAAACTGGTTTAGTGCTACTCTTAGGACTGGGAATTTTCCTCATTGTCAAAGAAACTACCCAGTTAACTACCCAGTTGGAATGGGTGCAAAAATTGTTCCAGTGA
- the nth gene encoding endonuclease III, with product MGAKIVPVTTKRKSLTKKQKAGEILTRLKRLYPDATCSLTYSTPVQLLVATILSAQCTDERVNQVTPALFGRFPDAESLANADLTELETLVRSTGFYRNKAKNIQAACRMIVSEFDSVVPNTMEQLLKLPGVARKTANVVLAHAYGINAGVTVDTHVKRLSQRLGLTKYADPIHIEKDLMKLLPQPDWENWSIRLIYHGRAVCKARSPACVACELADLCPTGVEGGR from the coding sequence ATGGGTGCAAAAATTGTTCCAGTGACTACCAAGCGCAAATCATTAACTAAAAAGCAAAAGGCTGGAGAAATTCTCACCCGGCTGAAGCGACTGTATCCTGATGCTACCTGCTCTTTGACCTATTCAACTCCTGTACAACTTTTGGTAGCAACAATTCTCTCTGCTCAGTGTACAGATGAACGGGTGAATCAGGTTACACCCGCTTTATTTGGTCGTTTTCCTGATGCGGAAAGTTTAGCTAATGCTGACTTAACAGAGTTAGAAACCCTAGTGCGTTCTACAGGGTTTTATCGCAATAAAGCCAAAAATATTCAAGCGGCTTGTCGAATGATTGTCAGCGAGTTTGACTCTGTAGTTCCCAACACAATGGAACAACTGTTAAAGTTACCAGGGGTAGCCAGAAAGACAGCTAATGTGGTTTTAGCTCATGCTTATGGCATTAACGCTGGAGTGACTGTAGATACTCACGTTAAACGTCTTAGTCAACGCTTGGGTTTAACTAAGTATGCAGATCCTATCCACATCGAAAAAGACTTGATGAAGTTATTACCGCAGCCAGACTGGGAAAATTGGTCAATTCGGCTGATTTATCATGGTCGGGCTGTGTGTAAAGCTCGTTCTCCGGCTTGTGTTGCTTGTGAATTGGCTGATTTATGCCCGACTGGAGTGGAAGGAGGTAGGTAG